In Mercurialis annua linkage group LG6, ddMerAnnu1.2, whole genome shotgun sequence, the following are encoded in one genomic region:
- the LOC126688330 gene encoding transcription factor UPBEAT1 has product MGISTNNPDLLISLKQQILESQTKKNVIPNRNGGYVMMKSKRIRRALMKNRAGLRGRSRSRTANGFQKKVKTLKKLIPNCQSVEVEGLFRETADYILSLQMRVNLMQKMVEVLSSSGSDSQ; this is encoded by the coding sequence ATGGGTATTTCAACCAATAATCCTGATCTTCTTATTTCTTTGAAGCAGCAAATTTTAGAATCTCAAACCAAGAAAAATGTTATTCCCAACAGAAATGGAGGGTACGTTATGATGAAGAGCAAGAGAATTAGAAGGGCATTGATGAAGAACAGGGCGGGATTAAGAGGTCGAAGCAGATCAAGAACAGCTAATGGATTTCAGAAAAAagttaaaaccctaaaaaaactGATACCTAATTGTCAATCCGTGGAAGTTGAAGGGCTATTTAGAGAGACAGCTGATTACATTTTATCTTTGCAAATGAGAGTGAATTTAATGCAGAAAATGGTTGAAGTTTTATCATCATCAGGTTCTGATTCTCAGTGA